A region of the Stieleria neptunia genome:
CGCGATCAATGCTGCCACCCAGGCACTGGTGGACAGCGCGTCGATGCTTCATGATTGAACCGGACGCGCACGATTCGCGGCCGATTTGCCTTGGATGCTAGCCCAGAATTGAAGCGTCGAATTCGACGAAGCAGTCGTCGCAGATTTGCACTCGGGCGCGATCGATGGACTTGGTGTCGGGATCGACGAGGACGAATTCCACTCCGTGCTCTCGGCAGAGGCGTGGTTTGTAGACGGTATCACGCTGACGGGTGGCTTCGGAGAGGACTTCAACGATTAGCGCCGGAGGCGATTCGATATGACGCTCTGGAACTGGGCCGCAAACCACGACCACGTCTGGGCGGAAGACGTTGCTTTGATCGACGATCCAGTCCAGTCCCGTCAAGACCTGCGCGTCGCACTCGGCGAGCTGGCTGACGAGTGAAGCGATGATTTTGACGACCGCCGCCGAATGTGGTCCGAAGGGATTCGGAGCCATTGAAACCGGGACCCCATCCCACAATTCCCAATCGCCCTGCCACGTCGCGTCGTCTTGGGCGGTGTAGTTCGGAATCAGTTTTTCAGCGGTCATCGGATCGATTGCCTCAAACGATGGAGATCGCCGCTCAGTCTAGCTTGAATGGCCGACCGGATTCATCGATCGCCCGCCAACAAGAAAGCGTTCAGGCGAACCGTCACCGCAACAAAAAACCACGATTTGCCAGTGCAAAACGTGGTTTTTCAGTACACCCCAGAGGATTCGAACCTCTAACCTTCGGTTCCGTAGGTCAAACCGCGTGTCAAAAACCGAGCAACCTTTCGGTTCACTAAGTCGTTTGCACAGAACGATTTGCGGAATGTATCGCCGAGCGATTCGGCTCGCTCAATTTCCAGCTTTTTAACTGAATTCTGTACCTTTGCAATGGATTCTGTACCGAATTCTGTACCACCGGTGGTGACGAATGTGGGGCTCACTGATCTACTTCACCGAAATCTAACTTGCTGATCACTTTACTCGGACGGATTGTGTTGGCTATCACCTCAAGGCGGAGTGTCAGTCCGATTTTTTCCGGGTGGAGCGTGCAAAACGCTCCACTCTTCAACCGATTGGGCGATGGAAAGCAAGACAGAGATAATTGACCGATTTCCGCCTGGCCAAGTCATGTGGAGCACGAAGAGGCTTAAAAAACTCAGAAATTCAATTGGCTGTCGATGAAACTATTTCGATGGCTAGCGACGAAGGAAAGGCTTATCTTTCATTCACACCTACCGTCCGTTCGGGCTCGTCCGCAAAATATAGCCTATCGCTGTATCCAAGCTATGGGGCTCGCGACAGTCGGCAACGGTTGCAGAGAACTGCCAGCGTCTTTCCGAGAGCCCAGCATACATGACGTACCAGCGGAAACTCGTCTGGTGAAGCGGATCACGGAGAATGCTCGCAGTGCTTTGAGCATTTCTTTGCCCCGAATCCCAGTCTTCGCAAACTCGCATTCCGACACAGATAGAGATTGCAGTTGCGAAATATGGTGGAATCTTAAGTTGCTAGAGAGAATCTCCCAATGTCATCATCCTTTGTTACTTCTTACCAGAAGCTCTGGGGACCCAGCCGTGAAGTGCCAAATGTGTTCGATTATCTCGAACAGAATCGACCGGCGGAAGAGGCGGACATTCTTTCTGTCTTGGTCATTGACCAGCGCGAGCGTTGGAAACGCGGCATAGGACTGCCTGTCAACGAGTACCTGGATGGAC
Encoded here:
- a CDS encoding Uma2 family endonuclease → MTAEKLIPNYTAQDDATWQGDWELWDGVPVSMAPNPFGPHSAAVVKIIASLVSQLAECDAQVLTGLDWIVDQSNVFRPDVVVVCGPVPERHIESPPALIVEVLSEATRQRDTVYKPRLCREHGVEFVLVDPDTKSIDRARVQICDDCFVEFDASILG